The Comamonas sp. 26 DNA window ATGGCATTGGTGAGCGCGACGTTCACATTGGTAAATTTTCCGTTTTGTGGATTCAGGATGGCTGTGATCTTCACATCCGGGTGGGCTTTTGCACTACTGGTCATCACATCCCAGCCAGGGGCTGGATTGAAATAAGCAGGTACCAGTACTTGCATCGGGGTAGGAGTGACCGATGGCGTCTCCTCTTTTGCAGCGGGAACAATCTCTGCTGGATTGTTCACAGATGAGGAGCCCGAGCCGGCATTGCTGCCTCCGCTACCTACGGCATTGCTGCTGCCATTGCTGTTGCTATTACTGTTTTCAAGACTGGCGCTGCTTCCATCGCCGCCGCCGCAGGCAGCCAGAGACAGGGAGATTGCCAGCAGGCAGGCGGTCAGGCGGAAAGGATGCAATGTAAGAGACGACATGAATGTGGAGGGTAAAGAGAGAGAGTGCCGCCTATTTGGGCTGCGCCTTGGGAGCCGTGGAGTGCTTTCGAAAACAGCACTCTTCAGGTGGTCAGAGCTGGTTAGGATTCACTAGACTCGTCTTTTTCCCGGCTGCAGCAGAACGAGCAATGCACCTGCGCCGCCCTCGGCCGGGCGAGCTTGTACAAAGGCCAGTACTTCCTTCTTTTGCACCAGCCAGCTATGCACCTTGCCCTTGAGCACGGGCGTGCGACCCGGTGATCCAAGCCCTTTACCATGTACGACACGCACGCAGCGTATGCCTGTGCGGTGCGAGAGTCGAATGAACTCTCCAAGTGCCTCGCGGGCTTCGTCAGAGCGCAGGCCGTGCAGGTCCAGCTGGCGCTGAATGCTCCAGTGGCCACCGCGCAGCTTGCGCGTCACATCAAGCCCGATGCCAGGGCGGCGAAAGCTCAGCTGGTCATCCACATCCAGCAAGGTGCTGACATCGAATTCGTCACTCATGGCTTCGCGCAGCACGCTTTGCTCGTCAAGCAGAAACTGCAGCGGCTCGGGTGCCGGTGGCTCGCTCGGTTGCCAGCGCCGGGTGGTGGGGCTGCGCAGCGGCGTGACCGGCCCCACCGTTTTTTCAAACAGGTTTTGCTCTTCCAGCGCCCGTCGCACGGCCTCGGCCCGTTGTTGCTGGCGCAAGGCCTCGCGTGCAGCCGCTTCGGCCAGCGAGCGGCGAAGAGGGGCGAGGTCCTGGAAACGGGTGGCTTTCAGCATCATGGTGACGCCGGTTGTACCGCATATTTGCCTGCCCTCAGAGCAAATGCTGGCACAGCAGGGGCTTTGCAGGCCCCCGCTTGTGCGTTGGATCAGAAGTTGTAGCGAGCGCTGACCTGTACGCTGCGTGGTGTGCCGTACATGCCCGAGTACCACCAGCCTGACATGGCCGCGATGTACTTTCGGTCAAACAGGTTGTTTACGTTCAGGCTCAGCGCGAGCTTGTCATTGACCTGGTAGCGTGCCATCAGGCCGACCACGGCATAAGCGCCCTGGCGAGCGGTGGCTTCTTTACCGATCTGCCAGATTTCGCCGGTGTAGGAGATGCCGCTGTTCCAGTTCACACCGCCACCCACCGTGAGCTTGCGCCATTCGCCTGGCATGCGGTACGTGGTCCACAAGCGGGCCATGTGGCGGGGAAAGGTGGTGTTGATGCGAGCGCCCTTCGCATCTTTTGAGGCACTGAAGTTGTAGGAGGCGGTAATGGCCCAGTCTGGTGTGATGGCACCATTGACTTCTAGGTCGATACCGTGTGTTTTGGCACCCTTGATGGCGCGAGAGGCGGTGTCGGTGGTGCCTGGAATGAACTGGCCCGGGTCATCGGTGGCCAGATTGTCCTGGCGGATCTGGTAGATAGCCGCGCTGCTGTTCAGGCGCCCGCCCAGCCAGTCGCTTTTGATGCCAGCCTCATAGGTATTGCCTTCCTGTGGGTCAAGAAAGGCTCCATTGCGATCCCGTGAGGTCTGTGGGTTGTAAATGGTGGAGTAGCTGGTGTACAGGGTGTGCTGCGGGCTCAGGGTGTAGATCAGACCGGCATAGGGCGTGAATATGCGGTTTTCCGATGCCGGTGAGTTGGCGTAGTAGCCGCTGGTGTTGGTGGTGACGTAGTCACTGCGGTAGTTCATCAGCTTGCCACCAACGATCAGCTTGAGGCTGTCGGCGAGCGCAAAGCGGCCTGCGCCATAGACGCTGCTCTGGCTGCGGGTGCTGTCATAGACCACGGTGGGATTGTTAAACACGGGCTTGCCGTTGTTATCCCATTGGTAGATGTTGACGGGTTTTCCGCGCAGTCCGCTCACATCCAGGCTGCCATCGGTATAGCTCTGAAAGCTGGTATGGTCCATGCCAAAAACCAGTTCATGTTCGCGGCCGCCGAGTGTGATGGGGCCGCGCACATGGATGTCAAAAGTCTTGTTGCGCAAGCGGTAGTCGCGTCGTTCGGCATTCAGCTTCAGGCCATCGCCAGTGACAGGGTCAAATGGCGCGGCATTGACGTTCAGGTAAACGGCATCTTCTCGCTGGGAGGAGCGCAGGTGGTTGGCAGAGAGCTTGAGCTTCCAGTTGTCGGGAAGCGACTGTTCCAGCGCCGCAAAGGTGGTGGTCGAGTTGGTATTGAACCGGTTATCGCGGCTGGCACTGTTGAACGAGGTGGGGAACTGATTTTGTTGGCCTTCACTGTTGAATAGCGGAAACCCCAGATACGACATGGAGCCGCGTGAGCGGCTGCGTTGGTGGTCCAGCCCAGCTGTGAGCTGCAGGGTGGATGTCAGGTCGGCCTGTATCACGCCATACAGCACGTCTTTTTTCTTGCTGTAGAAGTCAATGTGGCTGTCGGCATCTTGGTGCACGCCCACAAAGCGCCCGCGCACGGTGCCTGCTTCGTTCAGTGGCGAAGAGATGTCAACCATGGCCCGGCGGTTACCAAAAGAGCCCGCACTGGCTTCGGCTGAGGCCTGAAACTGCTCGGTAGGCTTTTTGCGCACCAGGTTGACGATGCCCGAGGGGTCGCCTGCGCCCGTGGTCAGGCCCGATGCGCCGCGCAGCACTTCCACGCGGTCATACAAGGCCATGTCGGCAATGCTTTGGGTGGGCAGTGCATCCAGACCCAGAAACTCGGAATGCGTGCTGACCCCATCGATCTGGTAGTTGGTGATGGCATAGCCGCGTGCATTGGCATTGCTGCGTTCGGTGCCCAGCACCGAGGTGCTGATGCCTGGGGTACGCATCAGCACCTCGTTGATGGTGGTGAGGCTCTCATCCTCCATGCGTTGCTGTGTGATAACGCTGATCGACTGGGGCGTGTCGCGCAGGCTCAGTGCAAGTCCTGTGGACATGCTGGTGGGGCCTTGGGCAGTGTAGGCACCCGTACCTTCGGTGGCTCCCGAGTTGTCGGCATGAGCAGTGACCCGCACTTCTGCCAAGGCATGCTCAGCCGAGCTTGAGCCTGGAGCGGCGGTGCGGGAGGCGGTGGCGGAGGCCATTGCCACGTTATCTTGCAAAACGGTGAGTGTGCCGTTCGGTGTGCTGGCCAGCCGCAAGCCGCTGCCTGCCAATGCAAGCTGTGCCGCACGTTCCACGCTGTAGCTGCCTTGCACGGTTGGCGCGCGCTTGCCTGCGAGTAAAGCGGGGCTAGCACTGATGCTGCGCTGGCCCTGGCGGGCGATGCGAGTCAAGGTATCGTCCAGCGGGCCGGCTGGCAGATTCCAGCTCACGGCTGTGCTGGACTGGGCGGATTTTGCCGATGCTTCTGCGGGCGATCCCTGCGCGGTCTTGGTGGCACTTGGTGCGGGCTCGGCAGATTGCGCATGAGCACTGGAGAGCGTGGCCAGCGAGCAGACCATGGCAATGGGCAAGAGCATGGAAGGAGGGCGCTGCAGGCGGTTTTCGCGGCGGAGGCTGGGAGGGTAAGAAAGGGCCATGGTGTCAGGTGTCCGGTCGTTGCTGTGAAATATCTGGCTTCACTAGCTATGTGCAACAAGCACCTGAAAACCCCTCACGCATTGAAATTTTTTTCCTGAATGTTGGCGGTGATGGTTGTGCGGCATTTGCTACGAGCCGCTTTTGCTCATCTCAATCACCGTAAGCCAAGAGCCCCATTGGCGAATCTGTACCGGGTGGGTGTTCACCAGGTCTTGCAGCATCTGCTGGGGCTGAGCCAGGGAGAAGACGCCAAAAATGCGCACCTGAGCGGCTTGTGGGCTGATGCGGATGATTCCGGCCTGGTATGGCCGCAGCGCCTCAATCACTTCTCCCAGTGATTGATCGTGAACACTGATGATCCCGTCGACCCAGGCTGCGGGGTCCATGCGTTCTGTTTCTATGGGGGTGATCTGATCCGCGTCCATCCAGGCGCTCTGGCCTTCATGCAGTGTGTGCTGCTGGCCTTTGGGGATGCTCAGACGAACGCTGTGTTCGGTGACATGCACCAGCGTTCTGCCTTGCGCCTGGCGCACCATGAAACGGGTGCCAAGCGCCTGTACCTGTCCCTGCTCGCTTTGCACGACAAAGGGGCGAAGGGGGGCTGCAGCTTCGGTCAGGACATGCACCATGAGAGCACCTTCTCTCAGGTGCACCAGGCGCTGAGCGTCATTGAAGACAATGTCTACCGCAGAGCGGGCATCCAGCAAAATCTCGCTGCCATCGGGCAGGCGGTGGTTCATGCGCTGCGCCGTTCCCGTGCGCAGGTCGGCGGCCAACGTGGTCAGCGGTGTCTGGCAATGCACCATCCAGCCCGCTGTGGCGCTGGCGACCAAGGCTGCAAGGCCGCCACCCAGTACTTTTCGCCTGCGAGCCGCTGTGGGTATGGGGGCCAGCAGTGCCTGAATGCCCAGCGCGGTGTTGCCGCTGCCATCGCGGCACATCTGGGTTGATGCCGTGCCCATGCTGCTGGACAGGCGTTGTTGCAACAACGCCCAGGCCTGTGCATGGAGTGGCGACTGGTGCAGCCAGAGTTCAAAGGCCTGCCTCTCCTTATCGCTGACGCGGCCAGAATCCAGCGTGATCAGCCAGTCAATGGCTTGCTCTGTGTTGCGGTCCATGGATCAATCAAGACCGAGGGGTTGCGGCATCTGCATGAGCTGCATCAATGCCTGCTTCATGTAGCGCTCCACGGTGGCGACAGACAGGCACATGACCTCTGCAA harbors:
- a CDS encoding FecR family protein: MDRNTEQAIDWLITLDSGRVSDKERQAFELWLHQSPLHAQAWALLQQRLSSSMGTASTQMCRDGSGNTALGIQALLAPIPTAARRRKVLGGGLAALVASATAGWMVHCQTPLTTLAADLRTGTAQRMNHRLPDGSEILLDARSAVDIVFNDAQRLVHLREGALMVHVLTEAAAPLRPFVVQSEQGQVQALGTRFMVRQAQGRTLVHVTEHSVRLSIPKGQQHTLHEGQSAWMDADQITPIETERMDPAAWVDGIISVHDQSLGEVIEALRPYQAGIIRISPQAAQVRIFGVFSLAQPQQMLQDLVNTHPVQIRQWGSWLTVIEMSKSGS
- a CDS encoding Smr/MutS family protein yields the protein MMLKATRFQDLAPLRRSLAEAAAREALRQQQRAEAVRRALEEQNLFEKTVGPVTPLRSPTTRRWQPSEPPAPEPLQFLLDEQSVLREAMSDEFDVSTLLDVDDQLSFRRPGIGLDVTRKLRGGHWSIQRQLDLHGLRSDEAREALGEFIRLSHRTGIRCVRVVHGKGLGSPGRTPVLKGKVHSWLVQKKEVLAFVQARPAEGGAGALLVLLQPGKRRV
- a CDS encoding TonB-dependent receptor; translated protein: MALSYPPSLRRENRLQRPPSMLLPIAMVCSLATLSSAHAQSAEPAPSATKTAQGSPAEASAKSAQSSTAVSWNLPAGPLDDTLTRIARQGQRSISASPALLAGKRAPTVQGSYSVERAAQLALAGSGLRLASTPNGTLTVLQDNVAMASATASRTAAPGSSSAEHALAEVRVTAHADNSGATEGTGAYTAQGPTSMSTGLALSLRDTPQSISVITQQRMEDESLTTINEVLMRTPGISTSVLGTERSNANARGYAITNYQIDGVSTHSEFLGLDALPTQSIADMALYDRVEVLRGASGLTTGAGDPSGIVNLVRKKPTEQFQASAEASAGSFGNRRAMVDISSPLNEAGTVRGRFVGVHQDADSHIDFYSKKKDVLYGVIQADLTSTLQLTAGLDHQRSRSRGSMSYLGFPLFNSEGQQNQFPTSFNSASRDNRFNTNSTTTFAALEQSLPDNWKLKLSANHLRSSQREDAVYLNVNAAPFDPVTGDGLKLNAERRDYRLRNKTFDIHVRGPITLGGREHELVFGMDHTSFQSYTDGSLDVSGLRGKPVNIYQWDNNGKPVFNNPTVVYDSTRSQSSVYGAGRFALADSLKLIVGGKLMNYRSDYVTTNTSGYYANSPASENRIFTPYAGLIYTLSPQHTLYTSYSTIYNPQTSRDRNGAFLDPQEGNTYEAGIKSDWLGGRLNSSAAIYQIRQDNLATDDPGQFIPGTTDTASRAIKGAKTHGIDLEVNGAITPDWAITASYNFSASKDAKGARINTTFPRHMARLWTTYRMPGEWRKLTVGGGVNWNSGISYTGEIWQIGKEATARQGAYAVVGLMARYQVNDKLALSLNVNNLFDRKYIAAMSGWWYSGMYGTPRSVQVSARYNF